In the Sandaracinus amylolyticus genome, CGATAGCGCCCGCGCACGCCGGCCTGCACGTCGAGCTGATCGGTCCCGATCTCGATGCGCCCGTCGCCCGCGCACTCCGCCGCGCTGCGACGACAGCCGAACGACGAGAGGAACACCGAGTGGCGGAACGAGACGAGCACGCCGAGCCAGGGGAACGCCTGATCGCCGAGCGCGCCCGGGTAGAGCTCCGCCTCGACGCCGAGCTCCGCGTGGCCGATGCCGCTCGACGTGTAGCCGCGCGACTCGTCGTAGAGCGCGGTCGCGGGATCGGCGGCGGGCTGTCCGCGGCGCACCGCGTAGACCGTCGCGTTCGCCGACATCGAGCGCCACAGCGAGCCCGCGGAGAGCGAGAGGCGGAACGAGTCGTAGCGGCCCGGCGCGCCGGGCTCGATCGGCGCGTCTTCCTCCTCGATGGGCTCTTCTTCGGCGTCTTCCTCTTCGTCGATCGGCGGCGGCTCCTCTTCGTCCTCGCCGCGCTCGCGCCGCACGACGGTCGACGGGGGAGGCGCGGTGCCGGGCACGCTCGTGCGCTCGAGGTGGGGGCGCAGCCGGGTCGCGCCGCCGCGCCCCACGCCGTCCATCGCGCTGGTGGTGCGACCGCTCCAGCCCTCGCTCGCGACGTGCTCGCCGTTCGCCGCGTTGCGTACCCGCACCACGAGCCGCCAGGTGCGGCGCGATCGCGACACGGTGCCCGAGACGAACGCGCGCGCGTCGAGCGCGGCCGCGAGGCGCACGTAGTCCTCGCGCGTCTCGGGCTGCGCCATCCCGAGCTCGCGCGTGGTGCGCCACACGAGCGTCTCGTCGATGACGATCCACCCGGCGTCCTCGAGGTTCGCGACCAGCGCGCTGCGGAGGCGGCTCGCGCGTGGGCCTCGGAAGCGCTCGACGACGATGCGCCGCGATTCCTCCGCGGCCTGGGCGGACGCCACCGAGCACGCAGCGAACGCGATCGCCGAGGAGACGAGGCACGCGAGCGCGCGCCGCAGGAAGAGCCGCACCATCGTCTCGCGGGAGCGTACCAGAGCGGGCGCTTCCGAGCGGCGACGGGCGTCAGTCGTTCGCCGTGGTACACGTCGGCCGCCACCTGCGAGGTTGTGGAGCGCCATGCTGAGCGTCCTGCGCGTGCGTCAGCTCGCGATCATCGACGAGCTCGAGGTCGTCTTCGGCCCAGGGCTGAACGTCCTCACCGGCGAGACGGGCGCCGGCAAATCGATCCTCGTCGACGCGCTGCAGCTCGTGCTCGGTGGGCGCGGCCGGCCCGAGATGGTGCGCACCGGCGCGCCGCAGGCGGAGGTCGAGGCGCTCTTCGACGTCGGTGACGATCCGGTCGCGATCGAGCGGCTGCGCGGCGCGGGCATCGAGACCGAGGGCGGCGAGCTGATCGTGCGGCGCGTGGTGTCGGCGCAGGGCCGCACCCGCGCGTACGTGAACGGGACGATGGCGACCCAGGCGCAGCTCGCGGAGCTCGCCGCGGGCATGGCGGACATCTCGTCGCAGCACGAGCACCACACGCTGGTCGATCCCGCGACGCACCTCGGGTACCTCGATGCGTTCGGTCGTCTCGAGGGGCTGCGCGGCGAGGTCGGCGAGGCGTACCGCGCGCTCGAGGCCGCGGATCGCGCGCTGGCCGAGGCGCAGGCGCGGGTGAAGGGGCGGGGGGAGCGCGAGGACGTGCTGCGCTTCCAGATCAAGGAGATCGACGATCTCTCGCCGCGCCCGGGCGAGCTCGTCGCGCTCGCGGAGGAGCGGGAGCGGCTGCGCTACGCGGAGAAGCTCGTCACCTCGGCGGGCGCCGCCGAGGACGCGATCTACGCGCGTGACGGGGCGATCTGCGAGGAGCTCTCGTCGCTCGCGGCGCGGCTCTCGGAGGCGGCGGACATCGACGCGCGGCTCGCGCCCATGCTCGCGGGGATCGAAGCGGCACGCGCGCAGCTCGAGGAGGCGGCGCGCGATCTCGGGCAGTACGCGCGCGACGTGACGATGGATCCCGAGCGCCTCGCCGAGGCGGACGAGCGGCTGCACCGGCTGACGCGGCTTGCGAAGAAGTACGCGGGCAACGCGGGAGAGGGCGCGGAGGACGCGATCCTCGCCCACCGCGATCACCTCGCGACCGAGCTCGCGGAGCTGGACTCGGCGGAGGAGCGCATCGCGGAGCTCGAGGCGGCGCGGGCGAGGGCGCTGGCGAAGGCGGGCGATCTCGCGAAGGCGCTCTCGAAGAAGCGTCACGACGCGGCGAGCAAGCTGGGCGGCGCGATCTCGAGCGAGCTCGCGTCGCTGGGCATGGGCGGCGCGAAGGTGAGCATCCACGTCGCGCGCCTCGATGGCGGGAAGGGCGAGCTCTCGATCGAGGGGTCGCGCCTGTCGGCCGGGGGCATCGATCGCGCGGAGTTCCTGATCTCGCCGAACAAGGGCGAGGAAGCGCGCCCGCTGCGCAAGGTGGCGAGCGGCGGCGAGCTCTCGCGCGCGATGCTGGCGATCAAGCGGGTGCTCGCGGGGCTCGGGCCTGCGGGCCTCTACGTGTTCGACGAGGTGGACACCGGCGTGGGCGGCGCGGTGGCCGAGGTGATCGGGCGGAAGCTGAAGGAGGTCGCGCGGCACCATCAGGTGCTCTGCGTGACGCACCTCGCGCCGATCGCGGTGTACGCGGATCGGCACTTCCTGGTTCGCAAGGACGTGGTCGGTGAGCGCACGCGGAGCGCGATCCTCGCGATGGACGAGGGCGAGCGGCTCGAGGAGGTCGCGCGCATGCTCGGCGGCCTGAACATCACCAAGAAGACACGGGACGCGGCGGCCGAGCTGCTGCGCGGAGCGCGGGCGTAAATCCTCGGGCGGTGAGCAGAACGAGCGCGCGATCGCGCGTATGCTCGACGATCGTGCGGCCTCGCTCAGACGGTTCGGGTGGGTCGGAGGTGCGGGTGGCGTTGATCGGCGCCGCGCTCGCGGTGATCGGCGCGGCGTCGGGGCCCTTCGCGGCCCACGCGACCGAGCCCGACGCGACGGGCACGGAGCGCACGCCCGATCCGCCGGGCGAGGAGAGTGCTCCGCCGCGGAGCGATGCGCGGCTCGAGCCCGGTCCGCGCGACGAGGGCGAGCCGCCCGAGGTCGAGCTGTTCCCCGAGGACACGCTGGGCGCGGCGGCGGGCTGGGAGCTGCGTCCCGAGCCGGCCCCGAGCACGACCGAGGAGCAGTCGGAAGAGGACCTCGACCGCTGGATGGACGGCCAGCTGCGCGACGACGCGGTGGGCGCGGGCGCGACCGACGGCTGGTACCACGCGCTCGGTCAGTCGATGCGCCGCGAGTTCCGCCCGAGCCTCGACGACATGACGCGCGATCGCCAGGCGCGCATGGACACGGTGCAGCGCGTGGCCGACGAGCTGGGACGGCACGCGCAGCGCCCGCAGCGCCCGATGGATCCCGCCGGCGTCGCACCGAGCACGATCTTCGCGCGCACGCGCGAGGACGAAGCGGTGCAGGACAGCTTCGATCAGCGCAGCCCGCTCTATGCGCCGATCACCTGGCACCGCGTCGAGGTGCGGGTGACCCACGCGCCCGACGGGACGATCCTCGCGGTGCACGTGCTGCGCACGTCGGGCATGCCGTCGATGGATCGTGCGGCGATCGAGGCGGTGCGCGCCGGGGCGACGAGCGCGCCGCGGCCGCCGCCGCGCGTGCACGGCGAGCGCCCGAATTTCGTGAGCGAGTGGGCGTTCGAGGTGGGCGACGTCGCGCCGCACTGGAACGTGGTGGGCGGCGTCGACGGGCCGACCGGCGAGGGCATGCAGGGCGCGGCGCTCGGTCGCGGCGTGATGCGCACGAGCGTCTCGCTTCTCCGCGTGACCGACGCGATGCACCCGAGCATCGAAGAGCGACGCGCGGAGCGCCGGCGCGAGCGTCGGGAACGCGCAGAGCGTCCCGAGCGCTGACCGGCGCTCCGCTCGAGAAATCGGCTCGCCCGCCGGTTCCTACCGTCCGCGCGCTTCGCGCGCTCCCGTCCAGGACCGGCGGGACGAGCACTCCGGCAAGGACTCAGGTGCCCTTGTGCACGAGCACGGGGCGCATCGTGCGGACCACGCGCACCAGCTCGCGCTGGGCACGCATCACGCGCTTCACGTCGTTGTACGCAGACGGCGCTTCTTCCACGAGCTGCGCCGCCATCCGCGCGTCGTACGCGACTCCGTCCATCTGCCGCGCGAGCTCGCGCGCCGACACTCGACGTCGCGCCTCGCCGCGGGTGAGCGCACGACCTGCGCCGTGCGCGCTGCTCGAGAGCGCGGGCGCGTGGCCGCGCCCCTCCGCGTGATGGCTCGCGGTGCCCATCGATCCGGGAACGAGCACCGGCGCACCTTCGTGTGCCGGCACCGCGCCCTTGCGATGGACCCAGAGCGACTCGCCGTCGTGCGACTCGCGCGCGACCGCGTCGTGATGGCACTCGATCCACGACGCCGCATCGGGCGTCGCGTGGGTGTGCGTCGCGACGATCTCCGCGACGCGATCCGCGATGATGCGACGGCTCGTTCGTGCATAGGCGAGCGCGACGTCGAGATCGTGCAGGTACGCGCGCCCTTCGTCGCTCTCGGCGTCGAGGCACGCGAAGCCCTCGTCGTCGCGGGCTGCGCGCGCGGCGTGCGCCTCCTGGATGGCGGGCCCCAGCGCGCGCGAGCCCGAGTGCACCATCAGCCAGAGCGCGCCGTCCGCTTCGTCTTCCTGGAGCTCGACGAAGTGGTTGCCGCGCCCGAGCGTGCCGAGCTGCACCGCGCCATCGCGCGCGCGGATGCGCTCGAGCACGCTGCTCGAGAGCGGCGGGCCCTCGAGAGCGCGCGTGGGCCCGCGGTGGGTCGGCACCGCGCGCGAGAGATCGCCGAGCACGCGCGCTGCGATCCGAGGATCACGCACGCGCTCGGCGGACGTACCGAGGGACATCGCGGCCACGCCGCAGCCGAGATCGGAGCCGAGCAGCTCCGGCCTCAGCGTGCGACGCGTCGCGATCGCGGTGCCGACGCACGCATCGCCGGCGAGGTGCACGTCGGGCATCACTGCGACGCGCGCGACGTCGGGCGCGCGTGCGACGCGCTCGAGGAAGCGGCGGACGTCCGCCGCGAGCGGTCCTGCGGACCAGATCGCGATCGGTGCGACGCTCATCGCACCTCGTCTTCGGTCTTCGTGATCGCGTCGGCGTCGATCGTGGCGAGCACCACGAAGCCGAGCTCGGGCGCTCGCTTGCGGTTCACCTCGGTCGCGATCTCGCGCCGCAGGTAGGCGCGTGCTTCGGAGAGCGCCTCGCGCACCGACTCGCAGGCGTCGGCGGGCGCGGAGATCACCGCGAGCAGGTGGGCGTCGTCCGGGTTGGGGACGACCTCCATCAGACGCGCGTCGTCGAGGCGCGCGTCGTCGGCGCTCGCGAGCGCGAGCGAGAGGGCCTCGAAGGCCGCTGCATGCATCTTCTTGGAACGAGGATCGGACTCGGACGGGAACGAAGGACCGGCGCCGCGGGCGCGGCGCGGAGAACGCTTGCTCATGGAGGATCACCGTGGGCACGGATAGGTCACGTGACGCGCGGCCTCGCGGCGGCGTGGACCATCCACGCTCGCGATGCGAGCAACGCGCAGCTCCGCGCGGGCCCCGGGCTCCCACGACGTCCGTCGCGCTCGAGCTCGTTCAGGAGCGAGCGCGCGAGATCGTCGGGCCGGTGAGGCGCGACGCGGAGCGGTGTGACGCAAGAAGCACGGCGAGCCTCCTTTCCGGTGAGAGCGCCGGAAGATGCGCGCGCAGCTGCTCGCACGCAAGCTCGTCGGCGATGGGTGTGTTCGTCCTTCGCTTCTCGTTCGAGCTCGAGCCGCCCTCGTTCGACGAGGTCGAGCGCGCGTTCGGGACCGAGATCGGCCGGGCCCTCACGTCTGTGGAGCCGGGGCCGCGGCTGGGCGCGAGTCGCACGTTGCGCATCCGCGCCGCGGAGGGCTTCGTGCTCGTGGAGCAGCGCGGCGGCGAGTGGGTGGTGCACGCCGGCATGGATCGCAGCGGCCCGCTTCGTCTTGCCTCGGACCTGCTTCGCTCCCTGGGAGGCCACCACCCACCTCGCAGCCCCGGCAGCCCGCACGAGCGCGATTTCGGCGAGGAGTGGTACGGCTGGCTGTTCGAAGGGGGCGATTTCCAGATGCGCGCCGGAGCTCACGCCGTTCGGGTGTGGCACGGGTTCCTCTCGCGGCTCGAAGAGCTCGCTCGGACCGACCTGCTGTCGATGCTCGAGGCCCACGACATGGCGGCATTCGAGCGTGCGCTGAGCGTGATTCCGCCCGAGGCGCTGGCCCAAGACGTGTTCGGGGAAGTCCTCCCGCGCGTCCACGCCGAGCTCCTCGCGTTCCTCGCCCACGCGCGCGAGGCGGGGCTGCACGTCGACGTCCTGCTCGACACCTGATCGGCCCCGTCGTGCGTCTCGCGCGTTCTTGCCCTAGATTCGCCCGCTCTCCGATGTCCCACGAGTTCGAGCGGCGACGCACGTTCGCCATCATCGCCCACCCCGACGCGGGCAAGACCACGCTCACCGAGAAGCTGCTGCTCTACGGAGGCGCGATCCACACCGCGGGCGCGGTGCACGCGCGCAAGGCGCAGCGCGCCGCGACGTCCGACTGGATGGAGCTCGAGCGCAAGCGCGGCATCTCGATCACGAGCTCGGTGCTGCAGTTCGAGTACCTCGGCATCCGCTACAACCTGCTCGACACGCCGGGCCACCAGGACTTCAGCGAGGACACCTACCGCACGCTGACCGCGGCCGACTGCGCGATCATGCTCATCGACGCGGCGAAGGGCGTCGAGGAGCAGACGAAGAAGCTCTTCCACGTCTGCCGCCAGCGCGGCACGCCGATCGTCACGTTCGTGAACAAGCTCGATCGCCCGGCGCGTGATCCCTTCGCGCTGATGAGCGAGATCGAGGAAGTGCTCGGCATGCGCACGGTGCCGCGCACCTGGCCCATCGGCTCGGGCGAGGACTTCAAGGGCGTCTACGACGTCGACAGCAAGGGCGTGCTCACGTTCGATCGCACCGCGAAGAACGCGTCGCGCGTGCCGATGCAGACGAGCGGCATCGACGATCCGAAGATCGATCAGCTCGTCGGCGAGCAGCTCGCGAAGAACTTCCGCGACGAGGTCGAGCTGGTCACCGGCGCGGGGGACTCGTTCGATCAGGAGCGCTTCCTCGAGGGCGAGATCTCGCCCGTGTTCTTCGGCAGCGCGCTCACGAATTTCGGCGTCGAGCCGTTCCTCGAGGCGTTCCAGGACATCTGCCCGCAGCCCGGGCCGCGCGAGACGAACGTCGGCAAGGTCGAGCCCGGCGAGGATCGCTTCGGCGCGTTCGTCTTCAAGGTCCAGGCGAACATGGATCCGAACCATCGCGATCGGATCGCGTTCGTGCGGATCGTGTCGGGCAAGTTCGAGAGCGGCATGTGGGTCAACCACTACCGGCTCGGGAAGCAGATCCGACTCGCGCGCGCCGAGCAGCTCTTCGCGCAGGAGCGCCAGACCGTGCACGAGGCGTGGGCCGGCGACGTCGTGGGCCTGCACGATCCCGGCATCTTCCGCATCGGCGACACGCTCTCGACGGGCTCGCCCGCGCTCGCGATCGACGCGGTGCCGCGCTTCTCGCCGGAGTACTTCGCTCGCGCGACGCTGCTCGATCCGCTCAAGCGCAAGCAGATGCAGAAGGGCATCGACGAGCTCGCGGAGGAGGGCACGCTGCAGCTCTTCTTCCAGCCCGGGCGCGAGAAGGATCCGATCCTCGGCGTCGTCGGTGTGCTGCAGTTCGAGGTGCTCGCGTACCGGCTCCAGCACGAGTACGGCGCGAAGGTGACGCTCGATCGCCTGCCGTACTCGTTCGCGCGCTGGGTCGACGGCGCGAAGGACACGAAGGAGCTCGAGGCGCGCCGCGTCCCGCTCGCGGTCACCGACATCGACGGCAAGCCCGTGGCGCTGCTCCGCGACGAGTGGGAGCTGCTGCGCATGCAGCGCGACAACGAGCAGTGGAAGTTCCTCGAGACCGCGCCGATCGCGCCGGTCTCGGAGACCGAGAGCTGAAGCTCCTCGATCGTGGTGGGTGAGCGCTCCGCGCTTATGTGATCCGAGCGTGGAGCCCACCCAGACGACGCAACCGATCCCCGACCGCATCGCGCACTTCCGCGTTCGCGAGAAGCTGGGCGAAGACGCGTTCGGGGTCATCTACCTCGGCGACGACGAGAACGATCGCGAGCGCGGGCCGGTGCGCATCCGCGTGCTGCCCGAGTCGGTGCACCTCGAGCCCGATCGTCGCGCGCGCTTGATCCGCGATGCCGAGCGCTCGATGGCGATCGATCATCCGGGCCTCGCCGCGCTCTACGACGTCGGCGACGATCCGCGCGGTCTCTATCTCGTCTCGGCGCCGGTGAAGGGGCGCACGCTGCGCGCGTACGTCGAGGATCGGAAGCAGCTCGATCTCGCGGAGACGCTGCGCATCGCGCAGGAGATGACGAGCGCGCTCGGGGCGGTGCACCGCGAGGGCCTGGTGCACGGCGTGCTCTCGGACGAGCGCGTGATCGTCGACGACGCGGGGCGCGTGCACGTGATCGATCTCGGGCTCGCGGAGTTGGTGCGTCCCGTCGTGAGCGCCGAGCCGAGCGCGGTGATGCCCGACGAGAACCGTCGCGTGCTCGACGCGCGCACCGACGTCTACGCGATCGCTGCGATGATCTACGAGGCGCTCACCGGCACGCGCGTGAGCACGAACGAGCTGTCGAGCGATCCGCCCGAGCAGCTGCCGCGGATCGAGGGCGCGACGAAGGAGCGCATCCCCGCCGCGCTGGTGACGCTCCTGCAGCGCGCGACGTCGCGTGATCGCGCCGAGCGCCCCGAGGACGCGGATCGCTTCCAGGCCGCGCTCGCGAGCATCGATCTGCCGACCGAGCCGCTGGGCGAGCAGATCGCGGAGACGCGGAAGGACGTGCTCAAGGGCACGTCGAACGCGTGGGTCGT is a window encoding:
- a CDS encoding TonB family protein codes for the protein MALIGAALAVIGAASGPFAAHATEPDATGTERTPDPPGEESAPPRSDARLEPGPRDEGEPPEVELFPEDTLGAAAGWELRPEPAPSTTEEQSEEDLDRWMDGQLRDDAVGAGATDGWYHALGQSMRREFRPSLDDMTRDRQARMDTVQRVADELGRHAQRPQRPMDPAGVAPSTIFARTREDEAVQDSFDQRSPLYAPITWHRVEVRVTHAPDGTILAVHVLRTSGMPSMDRAAIEAVRAGATSAPRPPPRVHGERPNFVSEWAFEVGDVAPHWNVVGGVDGPTGEGMQGAALGRGVMRTSVSLLRVTDAMHPSIEERRAERRRERRERAERPER
- a CDS encoding serine/threonine-protein kinase, with translation MEPTQTTQPIPDRIAHFRVREKLGEDAFGVIYLGDDENDRERGPVRIRVLPESVHLEPDRRARLIRDAERSMAIDHPGLAALYDVGDDPRGLYLVSAPVKGRTLRAYVEDRKQLDLAETLRIAQEMTSALGAVHREGLVHGVLSDERVIVDDAGRVHVIDLGLAELVRPVVSAEPSAVMPDENRRVLDARTDVYAIAAMIYEALTGTRVSTNELSSDPPEQLPRIEGATKERIPAALVTLLQRATSRDRAERPEDADRFQAALASIDLPTEPLGEQIAETRKDVLKGTSNAWVVGASIAIALVLTFVLVLVIGGT
- a CDS encoding RtcB family protein, which codes for MSVAPIAIWSAGPLAADVRRFLERVARAPDVARVAVMPDVHLAGDACVGTAIATRRTLRPELLGSDLGCGVAAMSLGTSAERVRDPRIAARVLGDLSRAVPTHRGPTRALEGPPLSSSVLERIRARDGAVQLGTLGRGNHFVELQEDEADGALWLMVHSGSRALGPAIQEAHAARAARDDEGFACLDAESDEGRAYLHDLDVALAYARTSRRIIADRVAEIVATHTHATPDAASWIECHHDAVARESHDGESLWVHRKGAVPAHEGAPVLVPGSMGTASHHAEGRGHAPALSSSAHGAGRALTRGEARRRVSARELARQMDGVAYDARMAAQLVEEAPSAYNDVKRVMRAQRELVRVVRTMRPVLVHKGT
- the recN gene encoding DNA repair protein RecN, which translates into the protein MLSVLRVRQLAIIDELEVVFGPGLNVLTGETGAGKSILVDALQLVLGGRGRPEMVRTGAPQAEVEALFDVGDDPVAIERLRGAGIETEGGELIVRRVVSAQGRTRAYVNGTMATQAQLAELAAGMADISSQHEHHTLVDPATHLGYLDAFGRLEGLRGEVGEAYRALEAADRALAEAQARVKGRGEREDVLRFQIKEIDDLSPRPGELVALAEERERLRYAEKLVTSAGAAEDAIYARDGAICEELSSLAARLSEAADIDARLAPMLAGIEAARAQLEEAARDLGQYARDVTMDPERLAEADERLHRLTRLAKKYAGNAGEGAEDAILAHRDHLATELAELDSAEERIAELEAARARALAKAGDLAKALSKKRHDAASKLGGAISSELASLGMGGAKVSIHVARLDGGKGELSIEGSRLSAGGIDRAEFLISPNKGEEARPLRKVASGGELSRAMLAIKRVLAGLGPAGLYVFDEVDTGVGGAVAEVIGRKLKEVARHHQVLCVTHLAPIAVYADRHFLVRKDVVGERTRSAILAMDEGERLEEVARMLGGLNITKKTRDAAAELLRGARA
- a CDS encoding peptide chain release factor 3, coding for MSHEFERRRTFAIIAHPDAGKTTLTEKLLLYGGAIHTAGAVHARKAQRAATSDWMELERKRGISITSSVLQFEYLGIRYNLLDTPGHQDFSEDTYRTLTAADCAIMLIDAAKGVEEQTKKLFHVCRQRGTPIVTFVNKLDRPARDPFALMSEIEEVLGMRTVPRTWPIGSGEDFKGVYDVDSKGVLTFDRTAKNASRVPMQTSGIDDPKIDQLVGEQLAKNFRDEVELVTGAGDSFDQERFLEGEISPVFFGSALTNFGVEPFLEAFQDICPQPGPRETNVGKVEPGEDRFGAFVFKVQANMDPNHRDRIAFVRIVSGKFESGMWVNHYRLGKQIRLARAEQLFAQERQTVHEAWAGDVVGLHDPGIFRIGDTLSTGSPALAIDAVPRFSPEYFARATLLDPLKRKQMQKGIDELAEEGTLQLFFQPGREKDPILGVVGVLQFEVLAYRLQHEYGAKVTLDRLPYSFARWVDGAKDTKELEARRVPLAVTDIDGKPVALLRDEWELLRMQRDNEQWKFLETAPIAPVSETES